GCGCTCTCTTTAGACGATGATGAATTGACTCTTGATTCTGATGAGCTCTCATTGGACGAAGATGAATTGACTCTTGAATCTGATGAGCTCTCTTTAGACGAAGATGAATTGACTCATGAATCTGATGAGCTCTCTTTAGACGATGATGAATTGACTCTTGATTCTGATGCGCTCTCTTTAGACGAAGATGAATTGACTCTTGATTCTGATGAGCTCTCATTGGACGAAGATGAATTGACTCTTGATTCTGATGAGCTCTCTTTAGACGAAGATGAATTGACTCTTGAATCTAAAGAAATGACCCTTGATGACTTGGAAGATCTCTCTTTTGATTCTGAAGAACCTTCATCAGAGGATGAAGAACTTATCCTTGATTTAACTGCCGATTCAGATCTCTCCCTTGACGAACTGAAGGATGAAAGTGATGATCTGATGACGGAAGAAGTCTCTTTAGATGATTTCGATTTTGATAATGAAGAAGGATCACAGACTCCAGTTCTTGATGTTTCCCTGGATGACATTGAAGAAGTCTCATTGGATGATTTTACCGCTGAAATGGATACCGTCTCTGAAGCCGTTACAGATGAAGAAGAATCAGAAGATTTTAATTTTGATCTGCAGCTCTCTGATGAAAATGGTGCAAATTATGATGAAGGTGAAATTGTAGATTTAAGTGATTCTGATGATTCATTGGAAAAAAGCAAAATTACAAATATAGATGATTTGGATAGTGATGAAATTACAAATATAGATGATATGGATATTGATGAGATTACAATTTCCGATGATCTGGAGGAGTTCTCCGACGATGAGATCTCTCAACCTGCAACAATTAATCTGTTGGATGTTGATAGAGACAATATAATTGACAATATAGATCTTGATTCATCAACTCTTCCGGAAATCCATGATTTTGACGATCTTGAAATAAACAATGCCCTGCCGAATATTATTGAATCAGATGATGAGATCACTCTTGACATTTCCGATATGGATAATGATATGAAGGATGAATCAGATGATTTTGATCTTGAAGAACTTGAAATTGAAGATTCTCTGGAATTAGATACTGATATGAAGGATGAACTTGATTCCATTGATACAATTCTTGAGGAATCTGACACTTTGATGGATGATGATCTTCCAGGTACAGAAGAGATCGATTTAAACTCATTAGAAGCCTTGGCCATTCCAGAAGAAGCTGATGTCATTCATGAAGAAGATGCAGATAGTATTGAAATTGATCTCGATGAAATCCCTGATACAATTTCAGGGGCTTTTTCAAACGAATTTAATTCGGACATGGATGATGCCGAAGAAGAAGATGTTATTTCAATTGATCTTCCCCAGGAAATCAGTTCTGAAATAGAGGAAGAATTAAGTGAGCCTGAAGAAATCATTGATCTGGACATAGAAGAAGTTCCTGAAGAATTTGGTTTTACTAGTGAAATTCCTGCAGAAGAAGAAACTGAAGAGATTATTCACGAGTTAATTGATGAAGCCAATCCATCTGAAGCATCAAAGCATGAGGCTGCACCACAACAGGATAAAAGCAGTGATAAAGAAGTGTCTCCTGCAGATCTTAAAGAGAGATCATTTCTCGATGATGCCAACAATAGTGCCAGTTTAAAAAAGCTTCCTCCCGCATTAAGAGAAGAAATAAGAGAAATCCTAACCTATATGGATCAACTACTGGAATCACTTCCAGAAGAAAAAATACAGGAATTCGCTCGGAGTGAGTATTTTGAAGTCTATAAAAAGATTTTTGAGGAACTCGGTATCACCAGCTGATGGGACTATTAAACAGAGCCAAAGATTCTCAAACTGAAATTGAAAACAACATTTGGAATCAATTTTTTAACAAGGTAGATTCCCTTGACACAGGAATTGATTTTGCTGCAGTTCTATTTCGGTATTTAACCGAGTATCTTGAAATTGAAAAGGCTGGCCTTTTTTTAAGTTCTGATAATTTCTCTTCATATAATTGTCTTCAATCAAAGGGTTATGATAAGACGACAACAAATCGTCTAAGACTTGATAACAAAGTTTTTGACTCTGATGTTTTCAGTATCTTAAAAATGCATAACAAACCTCTTTGTTCAACAGAAGTTCCTTCATTTTTGAAAGATTATATGTCCACCCGTGAATTTGGACTGCTTGAAGAGATATACTGGTTGCCCTTTTTTGCTGAAGAGAATCTATTTTCAGTCATAATGATCACTCAATGGAATAATTTTGCAGCAGAGAATTGGAATGAATCATTCAAAATTATCAGTTCCCGTTATTCAAAAAAAATATATAACAGCCGCAAGGCTTTAGTTGTAAATACTGAAGATTCAGCAAGAAAGCCTCAGAAGGAAGTTATTGAATCGGCCCTAAGAAGATATAATGGAAAAGACATCACCATCATAAAGGTAAATCTTATGTCACTGGTAAATCTTTTATCAGGAATTAAAGACGGCTTATCCCATTTGAATATCAAGAAGGAAGTTCTTTCTGTTTTCAGGACTATGGCAGGACCGCAACAGGAAATTCTTGAGGTTGAGAACAATCAGATCCTATTATTCCTGGACAATATACGTATACCTGATAAGAATCTTTTTCTTCATCAGTTATCTGCATCTTTGCCTTTACTATTTCAGGATCTTGATGAACCGCCCCATCTTGACGTTGTTGAGTATGCTAATCCTTTGAATGAAATTGAAAGAGAAGAACTCTTGAGAGTATTATTGTAAAATGGACTTGGAGAAGAGCCGTTCTGGGACTCCAACCGCTAGAATCAATAATAAATATCTTCATTCCAGGTATGACCCTGTGAAGGAAGCGCACCAATATATTAAGCATTGGATGCAGAATGAGAATTATTCAAAAAATAAATTAATCATTGTTCTAGAGCCTGGATTGGGGTATCTACTTAAAGAACTTTATCATTTTCATCCAAAAAGACTGATTTTCTCTGTATTTTTCAGCCAGGAAACCTTCAGGTACTGCAATGACATAGGTCTTCTCGAAAACATAATCACCTACACTCCTGATATGAACCAAAAAATCTCCGGCATTCTTGACCAAAACTTCGGTCACCTTCCAATCAGGAATATTTCATTTATGGAATGGTCTGCTGCTGGTCTTCTGTTTCCTGCCGACTGTCTTAGAATAAGAAAAAAGATTCTAGACCATTTGAAAATCATGCAGGGGAACGAAATGACAAAAAATCATTTTTCTCAGCGCTGGCTTATCAATGGGATAAGAAATTTTATACGCTTTGATTATTCATATACCATCTCTTCCAAAATCGATTTACCCGTCATACTGGCTTCTTCTGGTCCATCTCTGGAAAGACACATTCAACGAATAAAAGAGTTTGAATCTTCTTATATAATATCAGCACTGCCCTCTTCTCTTTCTATTTTAAAAGAGTATGGGATTGTTCCGGACCTGTTATTTACGACAGATCCGGGTTTTTATGCCCGGGAGCATCTTAAATTCCTTGATTCCCGTACCATTTGTATTGCTCCTATTACAGCTTCATTTTCTGATAGTGATAATTTAATTTCAGGCATTAATCAGGACAGCTTTATTGAATCTCTTCTCTTCCGTTCTGGAGAACTACCATTCCTTCCCGAAATGGGCACAGTCGCCGCTTCAGCTCTACTGTTTTTGAAAAGAATTTGCAATGAGACCATCTATATTGCCGGAATGGATTTTTGCATCCAAGATATAAAAATGCATGCAGAACCCCACTCATTTTCTCCATATATACTGAATAATGAATCCCGTTTAAATCCGGGAATCACATCATTTTTTAATCGTGCCACCAACATGGCCTCTAAAAAGGAAGGAAGATATAGATTTTCTAAAAACATGGACACTTATGCCGCCTGGTTTAGAAAGCAAAGCTTTGATGAGAAAGTATTCAGACTTGAACCGGTATATGTCGATCTTCCAATAAATACAATGAAAATGATTCCTTCTTTGCCAAAAACGCTGAGAAAAAATATTCAAATTAAGAAATCTACTGGCTATCCCAAATTAGAGACAAGAATGAATAGAGTGTCAGATCTAAGAAAAACATGGATCAAGGATATTCAAAATTTCAAGGAAAGGGATATAATTTCAAATCCTCTTGAAAAATTACTGTCTGAGTACCTCCCTGAATCTGGTCTTTCAAAATTGAATGAAAAAGACCGTTTTCTCGACAAGATGGATAGGCTTATTGATAAGGTAGGCTCTCTTCTATGAACAGTATAGTATTGAATAAAAATCTTCTCTGTCTGGCAACGACATCACCCGAGGCTGTTACACAGATCAGTCATAGCAAAGACTCGGTAGATATAAGTTTCATTACGGCCCGAGATGGTCATCTCATTCCAGTATTACAGGGCGCACAAGGGGAGAAACCTCTTCATTCCCGATTTGATCCTGTAAAGGAAGGGTTCCGTTTTTCGAACCAATATACCTCAAAGGGCACTGTTCTGGCCTATGGGATGGGGGGAGCCTTTCATTTACTTCCTATGCTGTCTAATCCCAACTTAACCAGTCTGATCATCATTGAGACTGAACCAGAAATTATGAGGGCCCTCTTAAGCCGTATTGATTTCAGCCCTCTTTTACTTGATAAAAGGGTCACTCTCTGGATATCCGATAATCCTAATGATTTCAGATCCTACCTCCTGTCAAAGTATATACCCGTTTTATCAGGAGACCTGCAAAGTTTAAGTCTGCGGACCCGGGTAGAAAGCAATACACACTTTTTTCATAGAGTGGCTATGGTTGTTAAAGAAGCCATCTCTACCATTACTGATGATTATACAGTGCAGACACATTTTGGAAAAAAGTGGTTTGTAAACACACTCACAAACTTGAAGGCTTCTGAAGAAACAACCCTGACATTGAATCCAGCGAATAGTGTTCAGATCACGGCGGCAGGCCCCAGTCTGGAGAAACAACTGGATCATTTGATTCTCTACAGAAATGAATCGACACTCATTGCTACAGATACTTCCCTGCCGGTACTGCTGAATCATGGTATTAAACCTGATATGGTCATCTCCATTGACTGTCAGCATATTAGCTATCACCATTTTATGCAGGGTTATCCTGAAGATATTCCATTGGTTCTGGATCTAGCCTCACCTCCATTTTTAACACGTATTGCAAAAAAACACCTTTTCTTTACCAGCGATCATCCCTTCTCCAACTATGTGAGTAGAAAATTTCGAAGTTTTCCAAGAATTGATACATCCGGTGGCAATGTAACTCATGCGGCTTTAAGTCTGGCCGAATCACTTGGAGCAAAAAAAATAAGCCTCTATGGAACTGATTTTTCTTATCCTTATGGGAAACCCTATTCAAGAGGCAGCTATATTTTCCCATATTTTCAGAAGAGCAGCACAAGAACCAACGGTATTGAGAGTCAGTTTCTTGGCTTTGTCCTTCATAATAAATCTTTAAATCGAGAAGATCTTTCTGGTGGCTTCCGTTATATATCAAAGCCCATGATTCATTATAAAACGAGTCTTGAAAATAAAGCCAACTCTATGAATGCTTTTGTTGAAAATATCAGAGGGGATGGTGTTTCACTAAATCTGGTGAATAAAAAACCAGGGAAATCATATGGATTTCGAATGATGAGTGCAGGACAATCCTTTCAGAGCCGCAGTGATTTTTTAAATGATTTTGCCCGGGAAATCAGAGAGTTTCCTGAAATAGAAAATTCACTGAGTGAATTCCTTGATTCTCTGAGTCTGGATCAGAAAGGAACCTTGATGTCGATGCTGCCGGCGGCGGCCCATTTTAGAAAAAATTGTGATTCAGGTGAAGATGCATTGAATCGTGCCAGAAAATGGACATTATCCCTCCTGGACAGAAAAGTTTTTTACGAATAAACAATGGATCCATATCCCACAAAGTCAACATCACCCGAATCATACATATCATAGCTGTAACGTTGATCAATGATACTGCCGCAGCTGATTCCTGCAGCCTGTGCAAAACCGCAAGCTCCCAGGGCTGCACCGGCAGAACAAGCCGTTTGATGAGTTGACACACTTTTCAAAGCCGACTTTTCATTCATGGACTTTAAAGTGTCCAAAAAATCCCGATCAAGACGCTTTATTTTTTCACGTGCTGATTGTCCGGTACCATAGTCAGTATAAGCAAAACGGGAACCATAATGTGAAAGATCTGTGGATCCCAAAAAAAATGCGTTGATTTTATTTTTTCTG
The genomic region above belongs to Oceanispirochaeta sp. and contains:
- a CDS encoding 6-hydroxymethylpterin diphosphokinase MptE-like protein, which produces MNSIVLNKNLLCLATTSPEAVTQISHSKDSVDISFITARDGHLIPVLQGAQGEKPLHSRFDPVKEGFRFSNQYTSKGTVLAYGMGGAFHLLPMLSNPNLTSLIIIETEPEIMRALLSRIDFSPLLLDKRVTLWISDNPNDFRSYLLSKYIPVLSGDLQSLSLRTRVESNTHFFHRVAMVVKEAISTITDDYTVQTHFGKKWFVNTLTNLKASEETTLTLNPANSVQITAAGPSLEKQLDHLILYRNESTLIATDTSLPVLLNHGIKPDMVISIDCQHISYHHFMQGYPEDIPLVLDLASPPFLTRIAKKHLFFTSDHPFSNYVSRKFRSFPRIDTSGGNVTHAALSLAESLGAKKISLYGTDFSYPYGKPYSRGSYIFPYFQKSSTRTNGIESQFLGFVLHNKSLNREDLSGGFRYISKPMIHYKTSLENKANSMNAFVENIRGDGVSLNLVNKKPGKSYGFRMMSAGQSFQSRSDFLNDFAREIREFPEIENSLSEFLDSLSLDQKGTLMSMLPAAAHFRKNCDSGEDALNRARKWTLSLLDRKVFYE